The sequence below is a genomic window from Nostoc flagelliforme CCNUN1.
TTTAACTGGCGTATTTCAATTTTACTATCTTGCCAAATGACAGAGACGCAAAACTTCGCGCCTCTAGGTAACTAGTCTATTACTTGTTTACCTTCCCCAGCTAAATCAAAAATTGGCGCGATCGCACTTTTAACGCCATTCCAAAATATTAAACCTCTGGTTCAACACCAAGCGATCGCACTTTCCATTAATCTCAAAGTACACGTAGTAAGCTGGGAATACTTTCGATCGCTGACAAATTCTGAATTTCTGCCAAAGCTTGCCGAAAATTGCCTTCTGGCACATCATGGGTAACAACCACAATCTCTGCAAGTTCCCCTTGAAAGCCAGTTTGGACAATTGACTCTAAGCTAACGCCATAGTTACCAAAGCAAGTCCCCAATTTACCGATAACTCCAGGTTGGTCATTGGTAAGGAAACGGGCGTAAAACCGAGTTATCAATTCTGCCATCGGCGCAATTTGGCAGTATTCTTGATGTCCACAAGCTAATAAGGGATTTGCAACTGCTGTATTGGTTTTGAGGACAGCAACTAAATTTAAAATATCTGATGTCACAGCACTGGCGGTTGCACCAGCACCAGCACCGGGGCCAAAAAACATTACCTGGCCAATTGGTTCTCCTTCGACAAGAATGGCATTGTAAACGCCATTGATGCTAGCCAAAGGGTGGGCTTGAGGCACTAATGTGGGATGAACTCTGACTGAGAGAGGAGATGAGGGAGTATTACGTTTAGCGATCGCTAACAATTTAATCACAAATCCCAATTTCTCGGCGTAGGCAATATCTGTTTTGCTGACTTGCCGAATGCCTTCAGTATAAACATCTTGTAAGTTGATGCGTCCACCAAAGCCTAATGATGCCAGAATGGCAATTTTATCTGCTGCGTCTAAGCCATCGACATCGGCTGTCGGGTCAGCCTCAGCATAACCTAATCGCTGGGCATCAGCTAAGACATCGTTGAAGTTGCTGCCTTCTGTCTGCATCCGTGTC
It includes:
- a CDS encoding homoserine dehydrogenase, giving the protein MGVKLGILGLGTVGTGTVQLLQDSAGRHPLLQEIEIYRVGVRSLDKPRAVELSTEVLTTDLESIVNDPAVDIVVEVMGGLEPARSLILKALSNGKHVVTANKAAIARFGAEIFTTANKAGVYVMLEAAVGGGIPVIQPLKQSLSVNRIHTVTGIVNGTTNYILTRMQTEGSNFNDVLADAQRLGYAEADPTADVDGLDAADKIAILASLGFGGRINLQDVYTEGIRQVSKTDIAYAEKLGFVIKLLAIAKRNTPSSPLSVRVHPTLVPQAHPLASINGVYNAILVEGEPIGQVMFFGPGAGAGATASAVTSDILNLVAVLKTNTAVANPLLACGHQEYCQIAPMAELITRFYARFLTNDQPGVIGKLGTCFGNYGVSLESIVQTGFQGELAEIVVVTHDVPEGNFRQALAEIQNLSAIESIPSLLRVL